A window of the Oryza brachyantha chromosome 5, ObraRS2, whole genome shotgun sequence genome harbors these coding sequences:
- the LOC102718365 gene encoding uncharacterized protein LOC102718365 produces MEIPLELMLTITQKRPWMFFPDIIPLGHPIFDIIESTDPEPYSNAQSSTRKRDMKKLVQDHSPCQPLALQSDPDITILPIKEIERRRKIGAANKGKVPWTNGRKLSKEHKALIKQRTTEALRDPKVRKKMLGHRQLHRQASKDKISAALRKIWERRIVSVKARQEVLRIWSNYIAEAAKQGDYSQDKLDWDSYDRIKSEMISMYIWNKDRERIIKKLKKAEAKIAPKKLQATQRSKVQTRGVKNLQCEKLVLRKSDSQPTRVVVSTRPKT; encoded by the exons ATGGAGATTCCATTGGAGCTGATGCTGACTATAACTCAAAAACGTCCTTGGATGTTTTTCCCTGACATTATTCCACTAGGCCATCCAATATTTGACATCATTGAATCAACAGATCCTGAG CCATATTCAAATGCACAGTCGTCTACAAGAAAGAGGGACATGAAGAAGCTAGTGCAAGATCATTCACCTTGCCAGCCATTGGCTCTACAGAGTGATCCTGATATTACCATTTTACCGATAAAGGAAATTGAAAGAAGACGGAAGATTGGTGCAGCAAACAAGGGGAAGGTTCCATGGACAAATGGGAGGAAATTAAGCAAAG AGCACAAGGCGCTCATCAAGCAACGGACTACTGAGGCTCTTAGAGATCCCAAG GTTAGGAAGAAAATGCTAGGGCATCGACAACTGCATAG ACAAGCAAGCAAAGACAAAATAAGTGCGGCATTGAGAAAGATCTGGGAAAGGAGGATAGTGTCTGTCAAAGCAAGACAGGAGGTTCTTCGAATATGGTCAAATTATATTGCAGAAGCAGCAAAACAAGGTGACTACAGCCAAGATAAGCTGGACTGGGACAGCTATGACAGGATAAAGTCTGAGATGATATCTATGTACATATGGAACAAAGACAGGGAAAGAATAATCAAGAAGCTTAAAAAAGCAGAGGCAAAAATTGCACCCAAGAAGCTTCAGGCAACACAGAGAAGCAAAGTACAGACTAGAGGAGTAAAGAATCTGCAATGTGAGAAGTTGGTTCTACGAAAATCTGATTCTCAACCAACACGAGTGGTAGTATCTACAAGACCGAAAACTTAA
- the LOC102718085 gene encoding protein PLASTID TRANSCRIPTIONALLY ACTIVE 14 — LLPAPLPLPALTFPPRRAARRILLQPPRAGRTRLRDPPPAPPSPVEEEVAEEEDDDAPPLRLLEPPQEEDPFPAEMEPADPDFYRIGYVRMMRAYGIEFLEGPDGMAVYASRDVEPLRRARVIMEIPLELMLTITQKRPWMFFPDIIPLGHPIFHIIESTDPETDWDLRLACLLLYAFDVEDNFWQLYGDFLPSADECTSLLLAPKEDLMELEDQDLSMKMLKNQQRAIDFWQKHWHKTVPLKIKRLAPDHERFLWALSIVQSRSVNVKLRMGAFLQDANVLAPYADMLNHSPDANCFLHWRFKDRMLEVMIKAGHAVKKGEEMTIDYMSGVNSSFMERYGFSSPTNPWELINFSSDAKIHLDSFLSVFNIAGLHDELYHNSALTLGENNFVDGGVVAAARTLPTWSDGDVPAIPSVERKSAQVLQEECHTMLESFSTTIQQDQEILDSDGPIRRTREIAIKYRLHRKLLLQKIIDALDIYQDRILF; from the exons ctcctccccgcgccgctcccgctcccggcGCTCACCttcccgcctcgccgcgccgcccgccgcatcCTCCTGCAGCCCCCGCGCGCTGGCCGCACCCGCCTCCGGgacccgccgcccgcgccgccctcgccggtggaggaggaggtcgccgaggaagaggacgacgacgcgccTCCGCTCAGGCTCCTCGAACCGCCCCAGGAGGAAgaccccttcccggccgag ATGGAGCCGGCCGACCCCGATTTCTACCGGATAGGATACGTGCGGATGATGCGGGCGTACGGGATTGAGTTCTTGGAAGGTCCCGATGGGATGGCCGTCTACGCCTCCCGTGACGTCGAGCCACTCCGCAGAGCTAGA GTGATTATGGAGATTCCATTGGAGCTGATGCTGACTATAACTCAAAAACGTCCTTGGATGTTTTTCCCTGACATTATTCCACTAGGCCATCCAATATTTCACATCATTGAATCAACAGATCCTGAG ACAGATTGGGATCTAAGGTTAGCTTGCCTTCTTCTGTATGCATTTGATGTAGAAGACAACTTTTGGCAGTTATATGGTGATTTTTTACCTAGTGCTGATGAATGCACCAGCTTGCTTTTGGCACCAAAG GAGGATCTAATGGAACTAGAAGACCAAGATCTTTCCATGAAAATGTTAAAGAACCAGCAGAGAGCAATTGATTTTTGGCAAAAGCATTGG CACAAAACAGTCCCTCTAAAGATAAAACGTCTTGCCCCTGACCATGAgagatttctatgggcactgAGCATTGTTCAGTCTCGCTCTGTCAATGTGAAACTGAGAATGGGAGCCTTCCTCCAAGATGCAAATGTCCTAGCGCCATATGCTG ATATGCTGAATCACTCACCTGATGCTAATTGTTTCCTGCATTGGCGTTTCAAAGATCGTATGCTTGAAGTTATGATTAAGGCTGGGCATGCTGTCAAAAAAGGAGAAGAG ATGACGATTGATTATATGAGTGGAGTGAACAGCTCTTTTATGGAAAGATATGGTTTCTCATCACCAACG AATCCTTGGGAGCTTATCAATTTCTCAAGTGATGCCAAGATTCATCTGGATTCCTTCCTATCAGTCTTCAACATTGCTGGCTTGCATGATGAGCTCTACCACAATT CTGCATTGACCTTAggagaaaataattttgttgatGGAGGAGTTGTGGCAGCTGCAAGAACTCTGCCAACATGGTCAGACGGTGATGTTCCTGCCATACCAAGCGTGGAAAGAAAATCTGCTCAGGTATTACAAGAGGAATGCCACACGATGCTGGAGTCCTTTTCAACCACTATTCAACAAGACCAAGAGATTTTAG ATTCTGATGGACCTATCAGAAGAACACGTGAAATTGCAATCAA ATATCGGCTACACCGGAAGCTGCTCCTGCAGAAAATTATCGATGCATTGGATATCTATCAGGATAGAATTTTGTTTTAG